The Lysinibacillus irui sequence GATATTTTTCGATTTTGATTACTTCCGCGCCCATATCTGCTAGGACCATTGTGCAATAAGGACCAGCTAATACTTGGGATAAATCAACAACTCTTATTCCCTTTAATGCCTGTTTCATTTATCTTCAGTCCCATCAATTTTGACTAATGTGATGTTACGTAACCCCTTGACTGAGGTCACACCAGCTAACGCGATGGAAACCTTTAGCTCATCATAAAGATTGGTCATCACTTTCTCGACACCTTGTTGTCCATTAAGAGCTAGTCCATAAACAAATGGACGTCCAATCGCAACAGCATCTGCACCTAAAGCAAGTGCTTTTAGTGCGTCCATACCACGGTACACACCGCTATCTAAAATAATCGGAATTTGTCCATTTACTGTCTCCACAATAGCAGGAAGGGCATCCAGAGAACCGATCACACCATCTAGTTGACGACCACCATGGTTGGAAACAATGATGCCATCGATGCCATTGTCGATTGCTAACCTTGCATCTTCAGCATGTAAAATTCCTTTCAATAATATTGGAAGATTAGTGCGTCGCTTTAACTCTCGAACATGTTCCCAATTGAGTGTGGGGTGGAAGACATTTTGCAGAACCCCCTGTACATAGGACTCAAATGAATCATCAGGCAATGAGGCAGTAAAAACAGGATCATTCATATAATTTCCTTTTGCATAGCCTAGCTTTAGTGGTGAAAATTGGTTGCGCACATCTTCTTCTCGCCAGCCAAGCATTACCGTATCAATCGTTAAAACGATTGCTTCAAATCCAGCTGCCTCTGCTCGTGCAGCCATACTATACGCAATTGCCTCATTTGTAGACCAATACAATTGGAACCATTTTGTTGCTGTTGGAGCAGCTTCGGCAACTTCCTCAAGCGCATAAGTGGAAACTGTACTTTGAATATATGGAATATTTAAATGTTGGGCAGCACGGACAACGGCAAGCTCTCCCTCATCGTGAACCATACCATTCATGCCAACTGGAGCAAAAAGCAATGGAGTTGGATAGGTTTTACCAAACAAATGAATCGACGTATCAACATTAGAGACATCATTTAAAAAGCGGGGTACAATGGAGTATTTTTTAAACGCTGCACGATTGTTGTGTAAAGTTTGTTCACCCCCAGCACCTGAACGTATATAGCCGAAGGGTCCAGCTGCTATTTTTTCTGCAACAGCCTTTTCTAGGTCAGCAAAGCAAATGGGAAAGGGGGCTTGTGCAGTAATATTCTTTAACAGTAGATCGCCATCAGTCGTGTTTGTCATCGTAACTACCTCACTTATTTATTGAAAATAGGCTTTCTTTTGTGTAAAAAGGCTTGAATGCCTTCGTTATAATCGTCTGAACTAAATGAATTAAGAACGGTTTGGGCCAGTTCTTCGTTCTCTTCGTTTTCACCATCTACAATCGCCTGAATGATTTTTTTAATGCCTGCATTTGCAACGGATGATTTACTTAATAGATGCTCTGCAAAATGCAATGTGGCATTTTCAATATCCTCTGGCTCATGTAAGGCTGTGATTAAACCAATGCTTTTTCCTTCTTCCGCTGTAAATATGTTGGCTGTATATAAAATTTCCTTTGCCTTGGCGACACCCACAATATTGATTAAGCGTTTAGTGCTTTCAAGATTATAGACAATACCAATATTGGCTGCCGTAATACCAAGCTTACTATTCGGTGTGGCCAATCTAAAATCACATGCGTTTGCTAACTCTAAGCCACCGCCAATCGCTAAGCCCTGAATCATTGCAATGGTAGGGTGCGGAAATTTATAAAGGGCATCAATGGCTTTTAAAGCTATATCGTTATAGGCTTTGGCATTGTCAGCAGCATAACGAATATCTAAAAACTCACTAATATCTGCACCTGATGAAAAGGCAACTTCATTGATACCGCGAACAATTAATAGCTTAATAGAAGGATCTGTACGTAACTGCTCAAGCTGGTCTACTATGGCCTTAAACATCGCCCTCGATAAAGAATTACGTTTATCAGGGCGATTTAACACTAACGTTGCGATATAGCCGTTTTTTTCTACGTAAATTTCAGTTGTCATCGTCATTCTCCTAGTCTTTCTTTAATTTCGCAGCAAAGCGGTTGCCGATGGATTGTATGCTTTGAACAAGGATGATTAAGATAAAGACAGTGGCATACATAACATCAACCTCATAGCGTAAATGACCATAACGGTAGGCAAGGTCACCTAATCCCCCTGCCCCCACCATTCCAGCCATTGCCGTAGCGCCAATTAAGCCAATTGTGGCAATCGTTAAGCCTAAAATAATCGATGGGCGTGCTTCACGTAATAGGACATGCCAAATAATATGGCGACGTTTTATGCCCATTGCTGTATAAGCTTCTACCACACCTGAATCCACCTCTAAAAGAGCAGATTCCATTAAGCGTGCAATATAAGGAGCTGTATAAACAACTAGTGGGACTATAACACCTTTAACACCAATCGTTGTACCAACAATTAATTTGGTAAATGGTAAGATGAAGAATAATAAAATGATAAATGGAACAGAACGAATAATATTGATGATGAGATTAAAAAGCTGATAGATAATTTTATTTTCAAAGGATTGACCTGGTCGTGTTAAAACGATTAATAGCCCTAAGGGAATACCAATTAGAATGGAGAAGAGTAGCGAAATTCCGACCATTTGGAATGTTTCGATAATTGATTTTCCAATGACATCTGACCAATCTGAAAAGAAGCTTTGAATACTACTCATTGAATTCGCCTCCTAATTCTTCTACCGCAACACCATTTTCTGTAAAATAGGTTAGGGCCTTTTGGACGATATGGGTTTCTCCATGTAAATGCACCACGATATTCCCAACAATGCCGTTTTTTAATTCAATAATATTAGCTGTTAAAATATTCGGTTGCACATCGTACACCTTCGTGACTTCTGCTAGTAATGGCTTACCCGTACTATCACCAAGGAATGTTAAACGAATGACACTTCCAGAAACGTTTAACTGCTCAATGAGTGAAGGGGATAAATTACGCTGAGAAATTGTATTTAAAAACTTTCTAGTAGTAAGGTGCTTCGGTTTTGCAAAAAGCTCAATAGCAGTACCAAACTCCACGACCTTACCTGATTCGAGAACAGATACCTCATCACATATTTTCTGAATGACATTCATTTCATGTGTGATGAGTAGGATCGTAATGCCTAACTCGCGGTTAATTTTTAACAACAATTCAAGGATGGCCTCGGTCGTTTCAGGATCGAGTGCACTTGTTGCCTCGTCACTAAGTAAAATCTCTGGCTCTTGTGCTAAGGCACGTGCAATAGCAACTCGTTGCTTTTGCCCACCAGAAAGTTGATTAGGATAGCTATCCAGTTTCTCTGTTAATCCTACAATTTCGGCGTATTTTGCTACACGGTTTTTTACTTCCTTGTCGTTATAGCCTAGTAGTTTTAAAGGCACAGCAATATTGTTGTAAACTGTTGCAGTTTTTAATAGATTAAAATGTTGGAAAATCATTCCTATTTTTTGTCGTGTTTGACGTAATTCATTTAGCGAAAGGGCTGTAATGTCCACATTGTCTATCAGTACTTTTCCCGAAGTAGGACGTTCCAGTAAATTGACACATCGAATAAGTGTACTTTTACCAGCACCACTATAGCCGATAACCCCATGAATTTGTCCCTTTTTCACATGAAGATTGATTCCATCCACAGCTTTAATGATCCCTTTTTTCGTCTTAAATTCTTTCGATATATTTTGTAATTGAATCATACGATATTGCTCCTTTCTCGTCCTTCTAAAAGTGAGAATCTGCTCGTTTTCTCATGAGGAATACAGCAGATTCTTCTGCTAATAGAAGCATATTACCAGCTAGGAATCACAGAACCTTTGAATTCTTCTTCAATGAATTGACGTACTTCCTCAGATTGGTAAGCCTCAACAAACTTTTTAATGGTTGGGTCGTTTTCATTTTCAGCACGTACTACAATGTAATTCACGTATGGTGAGTCAGTAGATTCTAATAGAATAGAGTCTTCTTTAGGATTAATGCCGGCTTCTAGTGCGAAGTTTGTATTAATGGCTGCTACATCTACTTCACTAAGCTGTTTAGGAATTTGAGCCGCCTCTAGTTCAATGAACTGTAAATTCTTTTTATTTTCTTCAACGTCACGGATAGAGGCTGTTAAGTCTGCACCATCCTTTAGCTTAATATAGCCAGCTTCTTGTAAAACAAAGAGGGCACGGGCCCCATTTGTTGGGTCGTTCGGTAAGCCAAATGTGGCACCATCAGGAATATCATCAAATGATTTATATTTTTCAGAGTAAATACCCATTGGATTTAAAATAGTTTTGCCTACTGGTACTAAATCTGTATCGTGATCTTTATTAAATGTGTCCAAGAAAGGCTCATGTTGGTAGCTGTTTGCATCGAGATCGCCTTCAGCTAACGATGTATTTGGTAAAACATAATCAGAAAACGACTTTAGCTCAACTTCTAAGCCTTTTTCTTTTGCTACTTTAGCTGCTACTTCTGCAATTTGCTCGTGTGGGCCAGAAGTGACACCAACGACGATTTTATTTTCATCGATTGCCTCAGCTTGACCTTTACTATCTTCTTTAGAGCCACAACCGGCTAGAGCTGCTACTAATGTAAGACTTGCTAAACCTACTAAAAATTTATTTTTCTTTTTCATGAAAATGACCTCCAAAATGTTTTTATCGGTTTTTTGAAAATAAAAAAACTCTCTTACAAACTAAGAGAGGCTCATGAAAAAGATGTCCTCTCTTATCTATCAAACGAAATTCGTTTGCAGGATTTAGCACCTTCCTTTTAAAAAGGAGGTTGCCGAGCTTCATAGGGCCAGTCCCTCAGCTACTCTTGATAAGAGATTTATAATATTTTTTTGTAATTCCGATAGAACTAATATAATTTATGGGGTATAGTAAGTCAATAAATATTTTTAAAATTTTTTATATTATTATAATTTTTTGTTATGAAAGAGGGAGAACAATGTCTGTAAGAGTAAATTATGGAATTGGTTCATTTGGCAAGGTTATTAGTGCTCGTATTCTAATGGGAACAGACATCATGGAAGGAATTGAGGCGCTCTGTGAGGAGAATCATATAGAGTCTGCTACAATTGTAAGTTGTATTGGGAGCTTCCAAAAAAGTAGCTTTGTTTATTTAGTACCTGATGAAACATCGCACATTAAAGTCCGTTTTAGTGAAGTCATTGAAAAAGAGGGACCACTCGAATTTATTCAAGGATCTGGTGTTGTCTGTAAACGAGATGGAGGATATGAAACACATTTCCATGGTTCGATGAGTGATCAATGGGGTGTAGTATCAGGGGGACACTTTCTGAAAGGTAGAAATCCCGTTATTACAGCGGACATTGTACTGGCTGAGATTCAAGGCGTTCAGCATATTCGTAGATTGGATGAAGAAACAGGACATATACAATTTTATCCGCTAGAGCAAGGTTTAGAGCTACCAAGAAAAATCGAAAAATAGCATGCCCTGTAGAGAATGTATGCTACAGGACATAGTAGTATTAAGCGGTAAATAATTGTAATTGTTCAATTCTGTGAATGGCTTCACGTAAGCGTTCCTCGCTGACAAGTAAGCCAACACGTATATACCCTTCGCCATATTGACCGAAGCCATTGCCTGCGGCTACTGCAATATCAGCTTTTTCTAGCAATAAATCAGCAAATTGTTCACTAGTGTAGCCTACAGGTACAGGAAGCCAAGCAAAAAAGGAGCCCTTCGGAGCCGTAACTTGCCAGCCAATTCTTTGAGCTTCTTCAATTAATACATTTCGACGACGTTCATAAGTAGCCCTTAGTTCATCTGCACATTCTTGAGAGGCTGTTAGTGCCACTGCTGCTGCTTGCTGAATTGCAGGGAATTGACTACAAAACAAATGATCTTGAACGAGATTAATAGCCGCAATAATATCGGCGTTACCAACGGCGAAGCCTATACGCCAGCCAGCCATATTAAAGGTTTTCGATAGTGTATACATTTCAATACCAATGTCTTTTGCACCCTCTGCCTGTAGGAAGCTAATAGGTTTATTGCCATCAAATCCTATTGCCCCATAAGCAAAATCATGTGATACGATAATATTATGTTCCTTGGCAAAGCGAACAGTCTCTTCGAAAAATGCCAGTGTTGCTGTACCACCTGTAGGGTTATTCGGGTAATTTAAATAAAGTAGCTTGGCTTTTTCTTTCACTTCATTAGGTAATGCATGATAATCAGGTAAGAAATTATTTTCAGCAAAAAGTGGCATAACCTCAAAATTTACATCACCTAATACTACACCTGATAAGTAGTCTGGATAGCCTGGGTCCGGTAATAGCATGGTATCACCAGGGTTTAATACGGCTAGAGGTAGCTCAACAAGACCTATTTTTGTTCCGCCAAGAATTGCTACCTCCGTGTCGGGATTTATATCAACATTATATTCCCGTTTGTAAAAATTGGCAGCTGCCTGGCGTAATTCGGCGATACCACGAAACGGCGAATATTTGTGATTTTGAGGATTGTCTGCTGCTTCCTGTAAAGCTTGAATGATGTGAGGTGGCGTCGGTTGGTCGGGATTACCTTGCCCGAGATTGATGACATCACGTCCCTCCTCTAGGGCACTGTTTACTTTTTGGACGAGTGCCGCAAAAAATTGGGGAGGTAGTTGCTGTAGTTTTTTAGAGAATTCCATGCATGATCACCTTTTTCAGAATATAATAATTATTAATGAAGAATATGAAGCAAATAGTATTACTTTTTCTGTTAATTGTCTAGAGGAGGAATAGATATGAAAATAGGTTGTATTCAATTAAACGTTGGCTTTGGCAAAGTAGAAGAAAATTTTGCACGAGCAGAAAACAAGATTCGAGAAGCGGCAGAACAAGGTGCAGAAATCATTGTGCTACCTGAAATGTGGAATACAGGCTATGCACTAGAGAAATTGCCTGACTTAGCAGATGTCAATGGTGAGCGAACGAAAGCCTTTTTGGCACACTTAGCGAAGGAACTTGGTGTACATATTGTAGGTGGTTCCGTATCAATAAAAAAAGGCGATAAATTTTATAATACGATGTATACATTTGATTGCCATGGAGAGCTTGTAGGGGAATATAGTAAGGCCCATCTTTTCCGTTTAATGGACGAGCATCTTTATTTAGAAGCAGGGGATGAAATGAATCGTTTTGCTTTAGGAGATATTGAGGCTGCTGGTGTCATTTGCTATGATATTCGTTTCCCTGAATGGTTACGTGCCCACGCCTTACAAGGAGCAAAGGTATTATTTGTACCAGCACAGTGGCCGACACCAAGGATTGATCATTGGAAAACGCTACTACAGGCTCGTGCGATTGAGAACCAATGTTTTGTCATCGCAGTTAATCGTATTTCAAAAAAGGTAGAAAACTTTAATGGGCAATCTATGATTATTCAGCCTTGGGGTGAAGTACTTTGGATTGGTGCTGAAGATGAAGAAGTAGCGGTCATTGATGTAGACTTTTCTATTGTCGATGAAGTACGCGGAAGAATCCCAGTTTATGACGATCGTAGACCTGGACTATATCAGGATGTTGTTGTGAAAGGGTAGTGAAGAGGCACGCTCAAAAGGGAAGACAACCTGCTGAGCGTGCCTACTTTTTTAGACCTTATCCTCAATTAATGAATTTGCCAATAGCATAAACTCAAGTGTGATGCGGTTATGTCCTTTCATAAAATTTTTACCTAATAAACCTTCAAGCTTTTTTAATCGGTGATAGAGGGTTTGACGAACAATAAACAACTGATTGGCTGTTTGTTGTTTGGAGCCATTTGTTTGTAAATACACCTGTAATGTTTCGAGTAGCTTACTATTATATTTTTTATCGTACTCAATCACTGGCTGAAGATAGTCGTAAATTACTTCCTGTAAATTCACCTGCATTTGTAGCTTATAAATTAAATGATATAAATGCAGATCATCATAAAAAAAGGAGGAAGTTTGTACTTTACGGCAAATATATAAGGTTTCTATGGCTGTTTGATAGCTTTTCGGAATTTCCTCTACGTTACAAATGACTCTCCCAACGGCTACTTGAAAGCCTTGTGTCTGTTGCTTCTTATAAAAATCAGTTTTAGGAAGTGTAGAAAAGATGTTATTTAATATGTCACGAGTTGCTTTGCTGTCTTTTGTATGAAGTAAAATAAAAATAACATAGCTCTTTCTTTCAAATAAAAATGGGATGAAGCCATGCTGTTCAAAGAGATTTCGATAATAGAGTTTACTATAGACGATATCTTCCTGTGCTTTCGGCAATGTATGGGGAGAGGCTAAAATAAAAACAGTTCCACTAGATTGTTGATAGCTTGAGTAATGTGTATCAATAAATTTAAAGATTTCCTCCTTAGAAAGTTTTTGATCAATCCAATCTGCTAAAATGGTTGCATCCTCTATATTCTTCTTTTCCTCGATATAGAATTCCCGCATTAATAGTTGCGCTAATGCCGTTGCTGTACGATCTAATATTAATAATTCAAATTCTGAGAATAGCCCATCTTCTCGATAGAGTGTTAGGTCTGCATAATGTTCATCAAAGATGAAAATAGGCTCATGTTTAAATTGTGGTGCAGATTTGTGCAATGTTTCTAATTGCTGCCGTTTTTTGTGTCCCATATTAGGATAAAAGATAGGCTCTCGCTCTTTAATAGCAAACATGATTTGTGTCTTTAATTCGTTATACATATTTTGCAAAATATCGTCTGTGTTCTGTCCTAAGACTGCATTTTTGTTCAATGCCTGTGAGTAAGATTCTAGCGAAGAAATGAGTAAATATTGCTTATTGATAATTTGGCTATGTAAATCCTGTGTAATGCGAACAAAAGGAACTGCCTCATGAAAAACAATAATGGGAAACTGATGATAGTTAGCAAGTGCTATGATTGCTTCAGGAACTGTTTGAATATAGGAGCCATACTCAATACAGAGAGCGGCACATTTTTTTTGAATAAGGGCTTCTACAAATGCCGCAAAATCCTCAATGCTATGCTGTAGACTAATTCCTGTTGTTAATACTAGTTCTTCACCGACCAAAAAATCATCAACTTGCACGATTTCAAGAACATGTACCCATTTGACAATCCTTGATAATCCCTCGTAACCTGCTACAACCTCTGCCTTTTGAAAATATTTATTTTCCAAAACATCTAGTACTTTTAGTTGAAATGGACTCAATTTAGCTCCTCCTTTTGACATGATTAAATTAAAATGATTTTCTATAAATTCTGTTTAATGTTGTGTATTTTCTTATAAAATAGCAATTATTTTATTTTAAGAATATTTAGTCTATTTTACATTATGTTTAAAACATATGTATAGAATTTTACAGTTTGTCTATTACTTCAACGTTATGAAACATGTAAGATTTTTGTAAGCGATCAAGTAATCTAATAAAAGAGGTGACAGATATGGAGCAACAAACGCATTTACAAAGAGGGTTAAAAAAGCGGCATATGACGATGATTGCTATTGCCGGAGTAATCGGTGCAGGACTATTTATGGGAAGTGGCTCGGTTATTAATTTAGCTGGTCCTGGGGCAATTTTATCGTATATATTCGCAGGAATTATCGTTGTGTTAGTTATGCGTATGCTGGGTGAGATGGCGGCTGTCAATCCAACGAGTGGGTCGTTTGCACACTATGCACATGAAGCCATTGGTCCATGGGCAGGCTTTATGATTGGTTGGCTGTACTGGTTTTTCTGGGTTATTGCCATTGCATTAGAGGCAACAGCAGCGGCAGCAATTATTCAGTATTGGTATGATGGGATTCCTTTATGGCTATTAAGTCTGTTGTTAACCGTAGCACTTACTTTAACAAATGTTGTTTCTGTCAAAGCCTTTGGTGAATTTGAGTATTGGTTCTCTCTTATTAAGGTTGCAAGTATAGTAGTGTTCCTCGGTCTTGGAGCATTTATTATTTTTGGCATTGCACCAAACTTTAATGCAGTAGGCATGACCAATTTAGTAGGGCAAGGTGGTTTTTTACCAAATGGTTTTGGTGCTGTGTTAATGGGTGTTGTTATCGTCATTTTTTCTTTCATGGGAACAGAGATCGTGGCTATCGCTGCTGGGGAATCAGATGAACCTTTAGCGGCCGTAACGAAAGCAACCAATTCCATTACTTGGCGTATTTTAATTTTCTATGTCGGCTCTATAGCGGTTGTTGTGACACTTTTACCTTGGCATTCTTCAGATATTTTAACAAGTCCTTATGTAGCGGTTCTCGATTATATTGGGATTCCTGCTGCCGCACAAATCATGAATTTTGTTGTTTTAACAGCTGTGTTATCATGCTTAAATTCAGCGCTTTATGCAACTTCACGAATGGTATTTTCTCTAGCGGAGAAAGGGGAGGCCCCAAAAGCATTTTTAAAATTAAATAAAAAAGGTGCTCCTGTAAATGCCATTTTAGCAGCAACATTTTTCTCTTATATTGCAGTTATTATGAATTATGTTTCTCCAGATAAAGTTTTTATGTTTTTACTAAGTTCTTGTAGTGCTATAACGCTCATTCTTTATTTAATCATTGCCTTTTCACAATTAAAAATGCGACGGAAGATTGAACAGGAAAACCCGGAGCTATTAAAGGTGAAAATGTGGTTATTCCCTTATTTAACGTATTTCACAATACTAGCAACAACAGCTTTATTAATTGCGATGTTCTTTATAGAGTCTATGCGCTCGCAAATTTTATTCACATGTGTTGTCGTTGCAGTTGTGATGATTTTCTATATGCTTACGCAAAAGAAAAAGACAGTTAAACAAGCCGATGAATCAAGCTCTATTTTCAGCAAGGAAGAGTTTGATTTTGAACAATAATACGATGAAGGAGTGGTCTCATTATGACAGTTCAGCAAGAAATGAAAACGCTAACACATTTTATTAAAGGTGAAGAGGTAGCCGGTACAAGTGGTCGATTCACAGAAGTGTATAACCCATCCACAGGTGAGGTCATTGCAAGAGTACCTCTTGCTTCAAAAGATGAAGTAAAGCATGCTATTCAGCTTGCAAAAGAGGCCTTCCCAGCATGGAAAAAGACATCAATAGGTAAACGAGTAGAAGTGCTACATCGTTTCCGTCAATTGTTAGTAGAAAGACAGGATAAGCTAATCAATATGATTTGTCAGGAAAGTGGTAAAACAAGGGAAGATGCAAAAGGTGAGATTGTTCGTGGTATTGAATCAGTTGATATGGCAATCAGTGCACCCCAAATGCTAAAAGGGGAGTATTCCGTCAATGTAGGTGGAAATATTAATGCTTTTTCTGCCAAATCGCCACTCGGCGTAGTAGCAACCATTGCACCATTTAATTTCCCTGTTATGGTACCACTTGCTATTACAAGTATGGCAGTTGCTGTAGGGAATGCCGTTATATTAAAGCCGTCTGAGCGCGTTCCTATTTCTGCCTTATATTTAAGCCAATTATGGAAAGAGGCAGGACTTCCAGATGGTATTTGGACAGTGGTTAATGGAGATAAAGAGGCAGTCGATGAACTATTAGAAAACAAAGAGATTCAAGCAATTTCATTTGTTGGGTCAACGCCTGTTGCTGAATATATCTATCAAACTGGAACAAAACACAATAAACGAGTTGCAGCATTTGGCGGTGGAAAGAATTTCATGATTGTTATGCCAGATGCCAACTTAGAACAAACAGCCAATGCCTTTTTAGGAGCCGCATATGGTGCAGCCTCTCAGCGCTGTATGGCTATTTCAGGTGCACTTGTTGTAGGTAAGGATACGGAACAACGTTTTACAGAAATATTGAAACATAAAATATCTCAACTTAAGGTAGGGCCATATACAGAGCAAGATGTCGACTTTGGCCCAGTCATTACTAAACAATCGAAGGAAACAATTATACGTTATATCGATGGGGCAGTCACTGAAGGAGCAAATCTTGTCATCGACGGTAGACATCCAAAAGTATGCGAAACGTCTAATGGTTTTTATCTTGGTCCAACACTACTGAACAATGTGACACCAGAAATGACGATCTTTAAAGAAGAGGTTTTTGGACCAGCGCGTATTGTAGTAGGTGTAGATACATTACAAGAAGCGATTGATCTCATAAATGACCATGAACTTGGTAATGGTGTAACCATGTTTACAAGCAGTGGAGCAGCAGCACGTAGATTCCAAGAAGAAATAGAAGTTGGCATGGTAGGGGTTAATGTACCAATACCAATTCCTGTTGGCTATCACAACTTTGGGGGATGGAAACGCTCTAAATTTGGTGAGGGGCATATGTTTGGACCAGATCAAGCGAGATTCTTTACAAAAGCAAAAACCATTTCTGAACGCTGGCCAGATGAAACTGAGGATACAACAAGTTCCTTTGCATTCCCAAGCAATAACGACGCGAAAAGCTAATGCAGTGAAAATAATAAGGAGGGGTGTTTGGCTATGACGCAGACAAATCTTAAAAGTGATGTATTAACAAAGGATGAGCAATATGTATGGCATTCAATGAAACCGTACAATCCACAAGCCACATATGTAGTGGAGAAATCTGATGGTGCCAGAATTATTGATACAGATGGTGTGGAATATATTGATGCGATGGCTGGGCTATGGTGTGTCAATGTTGGCTATGGACGTAAAGAATTAGCCGATGCTGCACATGAGCAAATGATGAAAAATGCGTATGCTCCCTTATCCCAGGGGCATTTGCCAGCAGTCGAACTAGCCGAAAAGCTAAATGACATGCTTGGTGGAGATTACGTAATTTTCTTCTCTAATAGCGGTTCAGAGGCGAATGAAACAGCTTTTAAAATAGCTCGACAATACCACCAGCAAAAGGGACAAAGCTCTCGCTATAAAATTGTCTCTCGCTACCGTGCTTATCATGGGAACTCATTCGGTGCATTAGCGGCAACAGGGCAGGCGGAGCGCAAATATAAATATGAGCCACTATCACCTGGGTTTATCCATGTTGCACCACCTGATCAATATCGCGAGTATGAAAGTGATACTATTGCCCCGTTAGATTTAGCGAGTGTAAAGGCTGTAGACAAAACGATGACATGGGAGCTAGGCGATACCATTGCCGCCATGATCTTAGAGCCCATTATTACAGGTGGCGGTGTTATTATGCCACCGGAAAACTATTTAAAAGGCATTGAGGCAGTATGTAAAAAACACGGTGCTTTAATGATTGTCGATGAAGTTATTTGTGGCTTCGGTCGTACAGGGAAGCCTTTTGGATTTATGAATTATGGAGTAAAGCCAGATATTATTACGATGGCTAAAGGAATTACAAGTGCCTACTTACCACTATCTGCTACTGCGGTAAAACGCGAAATTTATGAGGCGTTTACAGGTTCTGATGCATACGGCTATTTCCGCCATGTGAATACATTTGGCGGCTCCCCAGTGGCATGTGCAGTAGCATTGAAGAATATTGAAATTCTTGAACAAGAAGCATTGTTCGAGCGATCCAAAGAAGTGGGCGCTGCCACATTACAATCTTTACAACAAGAATTGCAGCATCATTCAAATGTTGGAGATGTGCGAGGAAAAGGCTTATTGATTGGGATTGAATTAGTTGTAGATAAAGTCTCGAAAGATCCTTTACCGGTGGAAAAGGTGAATACTGTCATTGCGAAATGTAAAGAGCAAGGGGTCATCATTGGGAAAAATGGGGCAACCGTTGCAGGGTTTAATAATGTTTTAACATTATCTCCACCACTTAATATTTCAAAAGAAGATCTGGAACGCATACTTGAGGTTGTTGTGGATAGTATAAATCAGCTGTAAATAATTGCTGTCTCTTAAGTTAAGTTTAAGAGACAGCTTTTGTATTTTAAAGCATGACAAAGGCGAGACGGATAATCAATACAGATAGAATTACGCCTGTTATT is a genomic window containing:
- a CDS encoding carbon-nitrogen family hydrolase, with the protein product MKIGCIQLNVGFGKVEENFARAENKIREAAEQGAEIIVLPEMWNTGYALEKLPDLADVNGERTKAFLAHLAKELGVHIVGGSVSIKKGDKFYNTMYTFDCHGELVGEYSKAHLFRLMDEHLYLEAGDEMNRFALGDIEAAGVICYDIRFPEWLRAHALQGAKVLFVPAQWPTPRIDHWKTLLQARAIENQCFVIAVNRISKKVENFNGQSMIIQPWGEVLWIGAEDEEVAVIDVDFSIVDEVRGRIPVYDDRRPGLYQDVVVKG
- a CDS encoding pyridoxal phosphate-dependent aminotransferase; its protein translation is MEFSKKLQQLPPQFFAALVQKVNSALEEGRDVINLGQGNPDQPTPPHIIQALQEAADNPQNHKYSPFRGIAELRQAAANFYKREYNVDINPDTEVAILGGTKIGLVELPLAVLNPGDTMLLPDPGYPDYLSGVVLGDVNFEVMPLFAENNFLPDYHALPNEVKEKAKLLYLNYPNNPTGGTATLAFFEETVRFAKEHNIIVSHDFAYGAIGFDGNKPISFLQAEGAKDIGIEMYTLSKTFNMAGWRIGFAVGNADIIAAINLVQDHLFCSQFPAIQQAAAVALTASQECADELRATYERRRNVLIEEAQRIGWQVTAPKGSFFAWLPVPVGYTSEQFADLLLEKADIAVAAGNGFGQYGEGYIRVGLLVSEERLREAIHRIEQLQLFTA
- a CDS encoding PucR family transcriptional regulator; translated protein: MSPFQLKVLDVLENKYFQKAEVVAGYEGLSRIVKWVHVLEIVQVDDFLVGEELVLTTGISLQHSIEDFAAFVEALIQKKCAALCIEYGSYIQTVPEAIIALANYHQFPIIVFHEAVPFVRITQDLHSQIINKQYLLISSLESYSQALNKNAVLGQNTDDILQNMYNELKTQIMFAIKEREPIFYPNMGHKKRQQLETLHKSAPQFKHEPIFIFDEHYADLTLYREDGLFSEFELLILDRTATALAQLLMREFYIEEKKNIEDATILADWIDQKLSKEEIFKFIDTHYSSYQQSSGTVFILASPHTLPKAQEDIVYSKLYYRNLFEQHGFIPFLFERKSYVIFILLHTKDSKATRDILNNIFSTLPKTDFYKKQQTQGFQVAVGRVICNVEEIPKSYQTAIETLYICRKVQTSSFFYDDLHLYHLIYKLQMQVNLQEVIYDYLQPVIEYDKKYNSKLLETLQVYLQTNGSKQQTANQLFIVRQTLYHRLKKLEGLLGKNFMKGHNRITLEFMLLANSLIEDKV
- a CDS encoding amino acid permease, with amino-acid sequence MEQQTHLQRGLKKRHMTMIAIAGVIGAGLFMGSGSVINLAGPGAILSYIFAGIIVVLVMRMLGEMAAVNPTSGSFAHYAHEAIGPWAGFMIGWLYWFFWVIAIALEATAAAAIIQYWYDGIPLWLLSLLLTVALTLTNVVSVKAFGEFEYWFSLIKVASIVVFLGLGAFIIFGIAPNFNAVGMTNLVGQGGFLPNGFGAVLMGVVIVIFSFMGTEIVAIAAGESDEPLAAVTKATNSITWRILIFYVGSIAVVVTLLPWHSSDILTSPYVAVLDYIGIPAAAQIMNFVVLTAVLSCLNSALYATSRMVFSLAEKGEAPKAFLKLNKKGAPVNAILAATFFSYIAVIMNYVSPDKVFMFLLSSCSAITLILYLIIAFSQLKMRRKIEQENPELLKVKMWLFPYLTYFTILATTALLIAMFFIESMRSQILFTCVVVAVVMIFYMLTQKKKTVKQADESSSIFSKEEFDFEQ